CGAGGATGATGATGCCCTCATCCCATCTCCTATTCTGAAGGGAATTTCTGTTCCTgatctctcttctgctcttcagCTTCTTGGTATATCGGCCACTTACTTATCTTTTCTTGCTTTTTTCTAAATGACAGGTAAGGCTTTGGATGACCACCGACTAATCAGTACAAATTCTAATCTTCTCTTTTGTGTAGGGTCCAAGTACAATAGACTGATGAAGAGACATCAAGAACAGAGTGATGAACTTGAAAAACTACAGGCTAATTGTGAAATGCTAAAGAATAAGTGCCTGGAAGAGTGCAAGCCTAAATACGAAAAGTTGAAGCAGAAGTACACAGAAGAGTGCGCTGAAAGGAAGCGCCTATATAATGAACTGATTGAGCTGAAGGGCAACATAAGGGTTTTTTGCAGATGCAGGCCATTGAGCTCGGAAGAGATGTCTAAAGGTTATTCCTCTTTGGTAGAGCTTGACCCATCACAGGATACTGAGTTGCAGATCATCTGTTCAGACTCCTCCAAGAAGCAGTATAAATTTGATCATGTTTTTGGACCTAAAGATGATCAAGGTAATGTGTGTCCATGGATGATTAAGGTAATGAGTATTTGTATGAATCACATGATTCTTATGGACACCGGAAATGGAAAAAGATTAATTCGAGATTCATAATTGGATTTCTCATGGTTCGTGCGCTGTTTTGTGTAGATAGTTTAGTGTGTAGAAATTGGCTGGTTATCATAGTCATTCCTCAATTCCATATTTGTATGAAAAGATAACGGAGAAGCAAGAAAAATTACATGCAGTTGATTCCTTGTATAACAAATTAAATCTTCAAATGGAGTTTTTTCTGCAGAAATAAAACCACAATCTCCTCTTTAGTTTCAAATGTTAGGTTCGGTTCAGAAATTTGATCTAATGACTGATAATATTGTCTGTGCAGAGACTGTCTTTGCGGAGACCTTGCCAATTGTGAAATCAGTACTAGATGGGTACAATGTGTGCATTTTTGCATATGGGCAGACAGGTAGTGGAAAGACATTTACGATGGAAGGAACAACAGAGAAGAGGGGTGTTAACTACAGAGCTTTGGAGGAATTGTTTAAGAGTTCCAGGGAAGGAAGCTCCTTAATCAGATATGAATTTTCTGTGAGCATGTTGGAGGTCTATAATGAGAAGATCAGAGATCTTCTGGCAGACAATACAGATCAACCTGCGAAGAAGTAAAAAATTCATTTCTTGTGCTTGAAAATACCATGGAGTGCTTGATTGTTATTTGGACTATGATTCCCTAACCTGAAATAAGATTGTAATTTCATTCTGGTTGTGTTTTTTGTTAATAAATTTCATTAAGGTTGGAGATAAAGCAAGTGGCAGACGGAATACAGGATGTGCCTGGGTTGGTTGAGGCTCAGATCTGCAGCATATATGAGGTGTGGGAGATGCTTAAAACTGGAGCAAGGAACAGATCAGTTGGATCAACCAATGCCAACGAGCTCAGTAGCCGTTCTCACTGGTGAGAATCTATTGCTTTTTTTAAATACATCCATGGATAGGCCTAGTTTCTACTCCTGAACTTTCCTTCTTACTGACTGGAAGTGAAGATTTGTAATTATTTCTAGAGAAAAAGGTAGTGTTGCATGTTAGCTctcatctaaaatattctcattaCGACCACATTAGCTTCGTTGCAGCTTGGTTAGAGTGACTATCAAGAGTGAGAATTTGGTGACTGGGCAGAGGAACAGGAGCCACATGTGGCTTGTGGATTTAGCTGGAAGTGAACGTGTTGCAAAGACTGAAGTCGAGGGCGAGAGGTTGAAAGAGTCCCAGTTCATCAATAAGTCACTCTCAGCATTAGGAGATGTTATCTCTGCTCTTGCCTCAAAGAACCCCCATATTCCAtacaggtctctctctctctctctctctctcaataacTCACTCCCTCTCTCACTCCTGTATCTTTTGTTCAAAAATACAGGAACTCAAAGCTTACGCATCTGCTCCAAAGCTCTCTAGGTAAGATGCATGTTAATGTTTCTTTAAATCTAGTTACTAGTTCTACGGTTTGCATGACAAAATAATGCATGCACATTGAATACACTGGCGATGTTAATTACAACAGGAGGAGATTGCAAGACTCTTATGTTTGCACAGATCAGCCCAAGCTCAGCAGATTTGGGAGAAACACTCTGCTCATTAAATTTTGCCAGCCGAGTCCGGGGAGTTGAGCATGGCCCTGCCCGTAAACAATCAGATCCAGCAGAAAGTTTCAAGCTTAAACAGATGGTAGTTCTTCTATATTCTAATGAATTGAGAGAGGAGGGGTTTACTTTAAGATAGAGTAGCTGATCTGAATATTTTTTGTACAGACAGAGAAGCTCCGACAGGAAGAAAAGGAAACAGCAAGATTAAATGAAAGCTTGCAGTTGATGCAGCTCAAATATGCATCACGGGAGCATGTCTTTAAAACTCTTCAAGAGAAGGTAATCTACAATTAAATAACCAAACTTAATTTtaacttattttaaaattttgccaTGTCAACCTTCTGACCCACTAATAGAAGCATCACTTTAATGCTGAAATGAATTTTATTTACCATTTATTTACTTGGTGTTTTATGTCTTGTGTGGACATAGTGGAATTTATTTCTTTTCCCTTTTCATGAAAATGTGTTTACGACAGCCTCTAAACATTTGAATCTACAGATCAGAGATGCTGAGCAAACATGCAAGCATTATCAACAGAAGGTACAATACTGACATGAGAACCAGTCATCAGAAAAAAGAACATATGTACAATGTTAATGCTGTTTGCAAGTTTATCAGTGAGAAGAAATTCTCAGGCTGGACATGTTATATCAGATAATTCTTGCTCCAAAaatttcattttatatttttctcctGTATATGTATTGATGTCAGTCAGTTTACTTACTAAGAGTCATTAGCTCCTCCCTCCcacccccaccaaaaaaaaactgATTGTTTTTTGGCTGAATGGTGGCAGGTTAGAGATCTTGAGAACCAATTAACTGATGAAAAGAGAGCCTCCAGAGATACTGCTAAACTCTCCAAGCCACCACTTGCTCCCATCAAGGAGAGGCCTCCTTTGAGCAGAATCACTAACCGCTTGCCACCTTTAGGTCCTCGCAAAAGTAGCACCACAAAAGTTCCCCTGGTACATGATAAAGAGAACATTCTGTCAACAAGTAAAGCCTCTGCTATTGATCCAACCAAAAGTATTAACAAAGCACGAAGGATATCATTGTCCCCCGTCATCCGTCATATACCAGTGCAGACCAAGAGGAGGGCCTCCATTGCTATCTTGCCAAATGAAGCAGAAAGACAACAAGCATTGCCTGAAACGCAACAGCATCAGATAACTGGCACCACTCATTTATCTCAGTTGAGAGTCCCAAGGAGGAGATCAGTGGCAACATTTACTTCATTACCTGGAACACCGCAAGCAGCAGGCACGCCAAGGAAATTTGGAAGCATTGCATCCAGCAGCAAGTATGCAAGTCCACCTCATGTGCAGGCACTATGGAAATCAAAGATTCCAACCATTTCTTCTCCTCGACAAAAGCTTCGACTTATTTCGAGCCCAGCCAATTTAAGTAGTTTAAGTAGTGCACAACAATCGGTCAGCAAGTTGTGTTTTAGTGTGCAGAAAAGAGTGATTCTTGGCTCACCAGCTCAACCGAAGCATGCCATGCTTCCAGGATCACAGATCTTTAACCAATCTCTGCGGGAAAAGGAAATTGTTGGAAGACTGGGGACTGCTCAGAGAGTTCTGTGCAAGAACAGAAGAAGGTCTGTCATCTAGAGCATTTCTTTTTACAGGTTGCATAAGGATTTTTCTTCTCAAACTGATACTGTTACCTGAATCACAAAAGTTAATGTGTTCCCTTTCGGGAAGTTGTGCATGAGCTCTTTGGTTGTACAATATTTAGAAAAAGCATTGTATCCAGTCTCCTTTCGGATTGGATTCTGGGAGCTATCCACGTCTGATTGATGGTGGTAAGATTTTGTTAGGTTACTAGCTGTGGTAAGTAGATAAGATTTCAATCAATAATCTCCTTTGACTAAAGATCTGCCTCACAACCATTGGAGATCCATGACATGATACTTGGCCTGTGGCACAGGTGCTGAGTCCTTttattttaggataaattatagaaCATTCTCTTAattttaactcaattttatttacACCCCTgtactttaaaaaatattaaactaaCCCTTCTAGTTAGCAATATGTTCCAATATGATCCAGTCATTCATTTTATCAATAAATGAtgttagattttttttcattggACGAAAATACCCCTTATTCATAGATGGGcttagaggaggaagaagatgagaagaaaagatggataaaaaagaagaaaatgagagaaaaatgatCGCGAATAAGGAATAGattaaagaaggagaagaaaaacaagaaggagaagaggatagagaggaagaagaggggaagaATGGGTTACATGTGGGAAGGGATGGAGGTTGAAGGGACCGCCGTGAAGAGGATGgctttgttggaaaatatgtctcaaaagcaaatcgtcaacctgttgacggttgagcaactttgtattataattgatttgttaataaataaaatatatttttgatattttcatcataagttttcatcttctaatgaactccgttattatgatgaagtccttaggactatttaggttcaataaagagaggatttatcgattagtccttaaaactgtttacgaccaaatgatagactgttaataaggacgacagcctctatcgagcataggtcgttgtaggccatatgggttggttgtcctcttaaccaagaagtatggagacactggtatggcatacaggtaagatataagggtatattatcattgaacgtgaccaactccagagtattctgctgtcgagaatgtctctgatgggatataggtataagtgtcccttagacctgagatcacctcagtaacttgcaagcaactcactgtgctttggtactggactaactgaatttctaattcagtgatggaaggcttctgggcacagtcaagtacttgcgaagtcagagtgtgatcgagatgggattgaccactccaagagttggagaagaataaatcgctgtatttcaatttagcaaaaccttggccagggtaatccatcagatggatttgatattttgaaatacaatgtggacaacctgatcaaagttgacagttgaactttgaggtatcctatgagcattttggtcaaggggataaattatatgaaaactatatcagcatggattctaaggatgttgttctacacattcgacctatccggtcattgggtaccattgctagatggtcattttgattggtacaaaaatttatttttatgctaccgacttagattcggacctatgaggtcacacacattagagttcacgatccgatcggatggttgatcaatgattaacaatcgttctagggttaaacgattaatacgattgacatttaacctagtgtaagtgttgtaggagaatcgattagcaattcgattactaattggtttaattttatTAAGTCAAAGGGTTGagattaagcttaattaaatatgatttaattagatttagtttgggcttgattggatcaagtccaattgatttattggataagccaagtgcaaggaaaaactagtcctagttcaaataggacttgggtcaacctaatttctaatttgattaaaaaattaagtcagatttaaatctaatttaatctgattaaattagactcttaattgggttaaaatctattttaattaggttgatttgattttggtttgagaaaccaaatttgaacaagtcttagattgaatcctagtaagactaggattccaccttgcgccatcttagccccccacgcccactctctcttatcccacgcccactttctcttattttgtacgacaaaatCTTTCCTCCCAGATCTTCATAcatgtccaaaacttttctctctttctctcttacatggaatgtggttgtggatcaagtcaaagtaggaattagtttggatttcaaattctatgagatagagttttaagaaaccaaaactctttccttatggcactgattttattcaaattttttttgaaatttttatgaattttatggcacataatatgcaccctttgctggtggtccatggtagaaaaagaaggaggggacacccaagagttggatgccccttgtcttgccttgtttggataatccttgactaggtatttgacctagacaaaaactcttcatatctctctatttaaaatgaatttcttcataaaatttttgtgaaatatagagcattgagagacctttggggtatctaaaaattaaagagaaaaagtcttggggtgtggagatctaatagatacaaaactaggtgtctgggttagagcaaagagaagaagaagagggtcttcttctagagttgctgggttcatctcttccctccctccatctataagttttctgagagtgtctcatctaaaacttcttctcctacttctcatctttggaagagtccaaatcaagaagaaggagacatctgatcgaccatcgaagaaggatcagcgcagtactagtatactatgctgattttctggaccaggacttctgatcatgattcgtgggctcgtatgaatgactcctagaggtcggatgcatgtgcagctcataacatcatcctcaagctcggatcagcaaagttagaacgtctaacttgtaaggtaatagatccgatctattatattttacatacattagatgtagtatagaaatatgttgatatgatcaacatgtagttcttgctctttatattttaatttttgatttaatatcatgtaataatcatataatagaattttagatctagagattctctaattttataaaataaattttggtttattttagtcttcctctgtctgatcttgaaaaagtttcaagatctaactctgaaaccctagatctggttccttcaattggtataagagccaggttgtttattacatgattatttatacatgcttaaattatttgttagattagatctaatttataatctgattgttaaatctgaaattaaaatttttagatcaatcacgaactgtaggttgtcctgctgtaaggtttaccccttacagtgcaaaagttgccctaattcgtgtagatctatctttaatcataaatttattagatatgatctagattaaatttatgatttattagatttaaaagatatttaaatctaaaataaaatttttttgttaataattttcgtgcaaagaaccatcatatatttgtctgaaaaatttatgcagtttaaagttaaaattatttcaattacatgaacctgtttagattagatctaaagtagtttcatgcttatttcacttgcattttgattatgaatcaaacatgtaacttggttggtaaaatcatgttgtaaaaatattttataaacatgaaaattattttcgaaaagttgaaccccaaccctctgcctaaaacttaattgagaattaagatgttgttttgattaagttctaggattgtgaattgaagaacttaagacacaaaccataatacattgggttaatgggttagtgaaaattaggtccattaattgggttagacctaaggttagattaaagatggacttaattagagaattgactaaatctaatcaattgttgtcttagattagattaaggattctctagatcaattacaatagttgtagttggtcaagtccatgtctttaacgagaaccaaatggacttgattcttgactaagcggtctagcacgaactgttaggttgatctaatcaaaactaattaaatcagttggtgtctaaggtaaatcagatcggtggtttttaattgacagtccatttacctgaccatttctgatggtgtctaaggcaagctttgggagGATAACTTACCTggccttttggtgaaattatgttttgatcggatcacttgactattcgagatgacccatgtcagctaggtaaatcagtgtgactaatttaggtgctcttagactagcccttttaatggtctcccttaagctgacttggtgaagccagtgagaggatcatgataagctggttcatctgatctcatcctctaaatcaattaaattttctaaaattattaggtccttaaaatacaatagttatggtgataactagatcatagcctcccattaagtggatgataatgggttcatcagttggataatcattgaaggcccaaaggtctggtgcttatcgatcgatgaaattatcattcataatatgatttcttgtttgtatctttctaaatggtggttaggttagccaaccaaagttgggcctaatcattcattggctagatggactaagtatagtcatgttaatggttggacctaaccagaccttttcagtggaggccaaagtctattgattagggactggggcaaaaataaaattactaaaaattatttagagaaacaattggttatgaacctacccttagatgtaaatgggttggccaaccaaagttgagcttgtgtgcagtctaagtagattctagtacccactaaggaattagaataattccttgaattagaggtagaggctaccaattcgaataaaatagtggaagaaattttttgattaaagtccaaatctttatgtttaatgaatcaattactaattaggttatgatttttctttgtgcagatatggccacttccctatcgctccaatcattgttggacaatgataagttggtgggatccaacttcgatagctggaatcgaaagttgaagatagtcctggagcatgaacggatcctatatgtgataacgaatcctgcacctgaggagccagctgtcaatgcacatggaacaatcagagacacttatcagaagtggctcagtgatcggaccacggtgtgctgcatcatgctggctgccatgagtgacgagttcagtcgtagatttgagacgactcagccaaaggacatgcttcaagtgttggaggatacctttggcacacccgatgacgtggagaggcacaagactagttgtgccatcttcaacgtcaaaatacaggatggtacctctatcactgatcatatattgtacatgattgagctgatagagcatttgagcaagctcgactttttcttgcatgagtagcttgagaaagatgcaatactgaactcactgtccaagtcttatctcccattcctcactcattatagaatgacaaagcctgaagtaaactaccacgggttactggggtagcttcagaactttaagaaggatcaccaactccacaaggagtcagtgaacttagtgggagatttATCTTCTAgttctcaaccctttgagaaagaaaagaacaagaagaagaaaggaaagaacaagaagaagaaagtgaagaaggtgcaaattcaggctgggacatcagtgtggggccagaccagaaagaccAAGCCCGATaaaagtcaagctgaatgcttcttttgcaagaagcggtggcactagaagaggaactgtccttagtacattgtctctctggacccgaacaggcagagaaagaagtaagctgttgctgggcaaggtattcaaggtatttatacgataactccttgcaatttctctatttgtgatataactgaccgggtattggatatcggtagcccttaccatatttgcaattcattgcaggggttgcaggtcagtaggagattcgagcaaggcgagaggttcctgaacgttgaagatggaagaccagttctagcattaggaatcttgaaacttgtatttgagtctcataccattgttcttagtgattatcatttttctttttaaatatcatttctgtaggccttctgaacaaaaatgattatgaaattttaataaagaaataaatttgtaatatcattatgaatgatgttactattttttgaggacatttgaacaatagtctgtatatgttatcacaacctgttaacgtagtctattccactggcaagcactctagattagatagtgtatcagatatctacttatgacactgtaggctaggtcatataaacaagaacaggataaacaggttgactcaagagaaaatcttcgaagtcagtgattgtgaatcacttccaacctgtgggtcctatcttcttgataaaatgatcaagttatcttttactgaaaaaggtgagaaagctattgagctcttgggcctagtacatactgatgtatgcgggcccatgagcacaagtgttagaggtggatatttttacttcatcactttcacagatgatctatccagatatggatatgtctatttgatgaaacataagtcggattcatttgaaatgttcaaacgattctgaaatgaaatagaaaaacaaactagaaagagtattaaaactcttcgatctaatcgaggaggagaatacctttctgatgagtttctcacatatctaggagagaatgagattctgtcccaatggactccttcagaaacaccatagcataatggtgtgtctgaaaggagaaatcggactctgttagacatggtccgatccatgatggattttgccagcttgccgatatccttctggggatatgcattcgaatcgatctattatctgttaaatagggttccaagtaagtctgtaattaagactccatatgagatatggacagagcataagccagcactttcacactttagggtctgggggtgtccgacctatgtcaaacgattagttacagataaacttggacctaggtttgacaaatgcacattcatagggtaccccaaagagatcaaaggatattttttctaccatgttgatgaacaaaaggtgttcgtcagccttaaggcaacctttttaaaaaaggagttccttggtgaagaaactattgcctctaaagttgaacttgatgaagttcaacaggtagaaagaccgacaccaatagctgaacctgagtcggatttgattagatcagatctgaagctcaatgtacctgcaccattaaggcaatccaatagagtaccgcatcagtcggacagatactataattttttgatccgagatggtgattccatcgaactcaatgagaacgatgaggatccaatcacctatatgaatgtaatgcagagacctgattctgagaaatggcttgaagccatgcaatttgaaatggagtccatgaaggttaacgatgtatggacattggttgacccacctgaaggggttaaacccattgggtgtcaatgggtcttcaaaagaaagaagggtacagatagaaaggtggagacctataaagtccatctggttgtcaagggatatcgtcaacgttatggtattgactatgacgagacattctcccttgtggcaatactcaaatctattcggataatgcttacaatagctgtccatctggattataagatctgacagatggatgtaaagatagctttcctgaatggagagctgaccgaagaggtgtatatgatacaacctgaggagtttacatccacagatgagttcaagttgtacaagcttcagagatctatttatggattgaagcaagcttctcgaagttgaaacatgcattttgataaggtgatcaaaacatatggcttcgttaagaatgcagaagagccctgtatctataaatgggcaaatggtccagttgtggtatt
The sequence above is a segment of the Elaeis guineensis isolate ETL-2024a chromosome 7, EG11, whole genome shotgun sequence genome. Coding sequences within it:
- the LOC105060433 gene encoding kinesin-like protein KIN-14J isoform X1, coding for MMGEEALPAVSPLRSIEAAPKAVEEKSKPLQEVQDQTLLAHSDSSVYLLDEDRELNPPTVSKEMEQESSNTIQMLEDDDALIPSPILKGISVPDLSSALQLLGSKYNRLMKRHQEQSDELEKLQANCEMLKNKCLEECKPKYEKLKQKYTEECAERKRLYNELIELKGNIRVFCRCRPLSSEEMSKGYSSLVELDPSQDTELQIICSDSSKKQYKFDHVFGPKDDQETVFAETLPIVKSVLDGYNVCIFAYGQTGSGKTFTMEGTTEKRGVNYRALEELFKSSREGSSLIRYEFSVSMLEVYNEKIRDLLADNTDQPAKKLEIKQVADGIQDVPGLVEAQICSIYEVWEMLKTGARNRSVGSTNANELSSRSHCLVRVTIKSENLVTGQRNRSHMWLVDLAGSERVAKTEVEGERLKESQFINKSLSALGDVISALASKNPHIPYRNSKLTHLLQSSLGGDCKTLMFAQISPSSADLGETLCSLNFASRVRGVEHGPARKQSDPAESFKLKQMTEKLRQEEKETARLNESLQLMQLKYASREHVFKTLQEKIRDAEQTCKHYQQKVRDLENQLTDEKRASRDTAKLSKPPLAPIKERPPLSRITNRLPPLGPRKSSTTKVPLVHDKENILSTSKASAIDPTKSINKARRISLSPVIRHIPVQTKRRASIAILPNEAERQQALPETQQHQITGTTHLSQLRVPRRRSVATFTSLPGTPQAAGTPRKFGSIASSSKYASPPHVQALWKSKIPTISSPRQKLRLISSPANLSSLSSAQQSVSKLCFSVQKRVILGSPAQPKHAMLPGSQIFNQSLREKEIVGRLGTAQRVLCKNRRRSVI
- the LOC105060433 gene encoding kinesin-like protein KIN-14J isoform X2, with amino-acid sequence MMGEEALPAVSPLRSIEAAPKAVEEKSKPLQEVQDRELNPPTVSKEMEQESSNTIQMLEDDDALIPSPILKGISVPDLSSALQLLGSKYNRLMKRHQEQSDELEKLQANCEMLKNKCLEECKPKYEKLKQKYTEECAERKRLYNELIELKGNIRVFCRCRPLSSEEMSKGYSSLVELDPSQDTELQIICSDSSKKQYKFDHVFGPKDDQETVFAETLPIVKSVLDGYNVCIFAYGQTGSGKTFTMEGTTEKRGVNYRALEELFKSSREGSSLIRYEFSVSMLEVYNEKIRDLLADNTDQPAKKLEIKQVADGIQDVPGLVEAQICSIYEVWEMLKTGARNRSVGSTNANELSSRSHCLVRVTIKSENLVTGQRNRSHMWLVDLAGSERVAKTEVEGERLKESQFINKSLSALGDVISALASKNPHIPYRNSKLTHLLQSSLGGDCKTLMFAQISPSSADLGETLCSLNFASRVRGVEHGPARKQSDPAESFKLKQMTEKLRQEEKETARLNESLQLMQLKYASREHVFKTLQEKIRDAEQTCKHYQQKVRDLENQLTDEKRASRDTAKLSKPPLAPIKERPPLSRITNRLPPLGPRKSSTTKVPLVHDKENILSTSKASAIDPTKSINKARRISLSPVIRHIPVQTKRRASIAILPNEAERQQALPETQQHQITGTTHLSQLRVPRRRSVATFTSLPGTPQAAGTPRKFGSIASSSKYASPPHVQALWKSKIPTISSPRQKLRLISSPANLSSLSSAQQSVSKLCFSVQKRVILGSPAQPKHAMLPGSQIFNQSLREKEIVGRLGTAQRVLCKNRRRSVI